One Weissella coleopterorum DNA segment encodes these proteins:
- the rpsA gene encoding 30S ribosomal protein S1, translating into MNEENNELLAALDAQPDVKVGDVVTGEVLAIDDARQVVVGIDGAGVEGVIPARELTTDRDADVNDLVKVGDKIEAVVKMPITSEKEGYSWILSKRQLEARRAWEEIASKYSENDIVEAPVTQVVKGGLVVDVAGVRGFIPASMIENRFVQDLNQYKGQTVKAQIIEINVAESRLILSRKAVLSAERSEALKRVFEELAVGDVVEGKVARMTNFGAFIDLGGVDGLVHVSEISYERVSQPSDVLSVGQEVKVKVLGLDPEKERISLSIKATQPGPWDAAAENAPEGTVLEGVVKRVVDFGAFVEVFPGVEGLVHVSQISHQHVENPSDVLKAGDKVQVKVLDVNPERQRLSLSIKALTEAPAREAGESNDGERRSNNNNSSSNNNRRGGNSNNGGGRRNNNSRRDSAPMNYSTTEEEGNATLGDLFNLKDFD; encoded by the coding sequence ATGAACGAAGAAAACAACGAGCTATTGGCTGCACTTGACGCACAACCTGATGTAAAGGTTGGAGATGTTGTCACTGGTGAAGTTTTGGCGATTGATGATGCTCGTCAAGTTGTAGTTGGTATTGATGGCGCTGGAGTTGAAGGTGTAATCCCTGCCCGTGAATTAACTACTGATCGTGATGCTGATGTTAACGACCTTGTAAAGGTTGGAGATAAAATTGAAGCAGTAGTTAAAATGCCTATTACTTCAGAAAAAGAAGGATACTCATGGATCCTTTCAAAGCGTCAATTAGAAGCTCGTCGTGCTTGGGAAGAAATCGCAAGCAAGTACAGCGAAAATGACATTGTTGAAGCTCCTGTTACGCAAGTCGTTAAGGGTGGATTAGTGGTTGACGTTGCAGGTGTACGTGGATTTATCCCTGCCTCAATGATCGAAAACCGTTTTGTCCAAGACTTGAACCAATACAAGGGTCAAACTGTTAAGGCACAAATCATCGAGATTAATGTAGCTGAATCACGTTTGATCTTGTCACGTAAGGCTGTTTTGTCAGCTGAACGTTCAGAAGCTTTGAAGCGTGTCTTTGAAGAATTGGCTGTTGGTGACGTTGTTGAAGGTAAAGTTGCTCGTATGACTAACTTTGGTGCCTTTATCGACCTTGGTGGTGTTGATGGATTAGTTCACGTTTCTGAAATTTCATACGAACGTGTTTCACAACCATCAGATGTTTTGTCAGTTGGACAAGAGGTTAAGGTTAAGGTTTTGGGATTGGATCCTGAAAAGGAACGTATCTCATTGTCAATCAAGGCTACTCAACCCGGACCTTGGGATGCTGCTGCTGAAAACGCACCCGAAGGAACTGTTCTTGAAGGAGTGGTTAAGCGTGTCGTTGATTTCGGTGCCTTTGTGGAAGTATTCCCTGGTGTTGAAGGATTGGTTCACGTTTCACAAATCTCACATCAACACGTTGAAAACCCTTCAGATGTTTTGAAGGCTGGAGATAAGGTTCAAGTTAAGGTTCTTGATGTTAATCCTGAACGCCAACGTTTGTCATTATCAATTAAGGCTTTGACTGAAGCTCCTGCTCGTGAAGCTGGAGAAAGCAACGATGGAGAACGTCGTAGCAATAACAATAACAGCTCAAGCAACAACAACCGTCGTGGTGGAAACAGCAACAACGGTGGTGGACGTCGTAACAATAACAGTCGTCGTGATTCAGCACCTATGAATTACTCAACGACTGAAGAAGAAGGTAACGCAACTTTGGGTGACTTGTTCAACTTGAAGGACTTCGACTAA
- the cmk gene encoding (d)CMP kinase: protein MNELQIAIDGPASAGKSTIAKILATDLKYVYVDTGAMYRAITFAVLTQNVNPKDEVAVSAMVPELEISFAPGNPVQKVFLNRQEITTEIRSVEVTANVSLISSYAVVRTAMTALQRKIAADGGVVMDGRDIGTTVLPAAQVKIFLIASVHERALRRYKENQAKGMPESLAEIEEAVQKRDHLDSTRQISPLKKAVDAIEVDTTGLSIPEVVHVIKEIIHQQQAVN from the coding sequence ATGAATGAATTACAAATTGCAATTGATGGACCAGCTTCAGCAGGTAAATCGACAATTGCTAAAATTTTAGCAACTGATTTGAAATATGTTTACGTTGATACAGGGGCGATGTATCGTGCCATTACTTTTGCTGTTTTGACGCAGAATGTGAATCCCAAAGATGAAGTTGCAGTTTCTGCAATGGTCCCGGAATTGGAGATTAGTTTTGCACCAGGCAATCCTGTCCAAAAAGTTTTTTTGAACCGCCAAGAAATTACCACAGAAATTCGGAGTGTTGAAGTAACTGCCAATGTTTCGCTTATTTCATCGTATGCGGTTGTTAGGACGGCTATGACGGCATTACAACGGAAGATAGCTGCAGATGGTGGGGTTGTGATGGATGGCCGTGATATTGGAACAACCGTCCTTCCGGCAGCACAAGTTAAGATTTTTTTAATTGCGTCTGTCCATGAACGTGCATTACGACGATATAAAGAAAATCAAGCCAAAGGAATGCCGGAAAGTTTGGCTGAAATTGAAGAAGCAGTTCAAAAAAGAGATCATCTGGATTCGACGCGTCAAATTAGCCCGCTGAAAAAAGCTGTAGATGCTATTGAAGTCGATACCACTGGTCTATCGATCCCCGAAGTAGTCCATGTTATTAAAGAAATAATTCACCAGCAACAGGCGGTAAACTAA
- a CDS encoding RecQ family ATP-dependent DNA helicase, whose product MLNLQTELKAYLGYTRFRPGQEEILNALLQQRSALAILPTGGGKSLLYQMMGHLRPGLVIIISPLLSLMQDQVARLNYTGEKQVVALNSTLDRKERQQVLQQLHTFKFLFISPEMLADDQVQTQLQNININLLVIDEAHTMLSWGPDFRPEYLRLPQLHEKLQRPQLLLLTATATPAMSQQMLDLFRLKRPDTFVYQTSIDRANIFLNTEKLSNETEKEGRLTQLVERLKGPGIVYVSSRKLANSMARRLTVATGLRVVAYHAGLDYYTRYRIQRQFMLDQIDVIIATSAFGMGLNKSDIRYVIHYQLSSDLTNYLQEFGRAGRDDQPALAILLYAPGDELLQSYFIDLTLPEPATVALISKKSSNTESINENQVNLVKYYLEQGQTVTQINQQFEKRRQQRLLALNQLVKYINLEQGLRRYILEAFQDESEFKVDQEAANQPVDWQKFARQKPIVTESDFDQMQPWSDKLRQLFNIK is encoded by the coding sequence ATGCTGAATTTACAAACAGAACTAAAAGCATATTTGGGATATACGCGTTTTAGGCCAGGACAAGAAGAGATTTTAAACGCGTTGTTACAGCAGCGTTCCGCATTAGCAATTTTACCCACGGGGGGTGGTAAAAGTTTACTTTATCAAATGATGGGACATTTGCGTCCTGGTTTGGTGATCATCATTTCGCCGTTGCTATCGTTGATGCAAGATCAGGTCGCACGATTAAACTATACGGGTGAAAAGCAAGTTGTCGCGTTGAATTCGACGTTAGATCGAAAGGAACGACAACAAGTTTTACAACAATTACATACATTTAAATTTCTTTTTATTTCACCTGAAATGTTAGCTGACGACCAAGTACAAACACAATTGCAAAATATTAACATCAATTTATTAGTCATTGATGAAGCACATACGATGTTAAGTTGGGGACCTGACTTTCGTCCAGAATATTTAAGGTTACCGCAACTGCACGAAAAGTTGCAACGCCCACAACTATTATTATTGACAGCTACGGCCACGCCAGCGATGAGCCAGCAAATGCTTGATTTATTTAGACTGAAGCGCCCGGATACGTTCGTTTATCAAACTTCGATTGATCGGGCAAATATTTTTCTCAATACTGAAAAATTAAGCAATGAAACGGAGAAGGAGGGGCGCTTAACGCAACTAGTGGAACGTCTAAAAGGTCCGGGGATTGTTTACGTGTCATCACGTAAATTGGCTAATTCGATGGCGCGACGGTTAACAGTCGCAACTGGGTTAAGAGTGGTTGCATACCATGCTGGTTTAGATTACTATACGCGATACCGGATTCAACGGCAGTTTATGCTGGACCAAATTGATGTAATTATTGCTACCTCTGCATTTGGGATGGGATTAAATAAATCAGATATTCGCTACGTGATCCATTATCAACTCAGTAGTGATTTGACCAACTATCTACAAGAATTTGGACGGGCGGGTCGAGATGATCAACCGGCTTTAGCTATCTTACTATATGCGCCTGGGGATGAATTATTGCAATCGTATTTTATTGATTTAACCCTACCAGAGCCGGCGACTGTCGCATTAATTTCTAAAAAAAGTAGCAATACCGAAAGTATCAATGAAAATCAAGTCAATTTGGTTAAGTATTACCTAGAGCAAGGACAAACAGTGACGCAAATCAATCAACAATTTGAAAAGCGCCGCCAACAAAGGTTGTTAGCACTTAATCAATTGGTTAAATATATCAATTTAGAACAAGGGCTCAGACGATATATTTTAGAGGCCTTTCAGGATGAAAGTGAATTTAAGGTGGATCAAGAAGCTGCCAATCAACCGGTTGATTGGCAAAAATTTGCCCGTCAAAAGCCGATTGTAACGGAATCTGATTTCGATCAAATGCAACCGTGGTCAGATAAATTACGGCAACTGTTTAATATAAAGTAA